Proteins co-encoded in one Halococcoides cellulosivorans genomic window:
- a CDS encoding SRPBCC family protein, with protein MIVLDDSIAIDATPADIAAFVANLDANYTLLSDDHIHFASLTGDPTTEGATFCQFEYFRERIVGGRYLVESVDPERRYVFAVTGPRSLLGGRLEFSIEPTADGVVLTERLELGYSVPLVSAVVDRLVGIAFADTIDALRAHQREGLENFRTAIETGTATLDP; from the coding sequence GTGATCGTCCTCGACGATTCGATCGCCATCGACGCGACGCCCGCCGACATCGCGGCGTTCGTCGCGAACCTCGACGCGAACTACACGCTGCTATCCGACGATCACATCCACTTCGCGTCGCTCACGGGCGATCCCACGACCGAAGGGGCGACGTTCTGTCAGTTCGAATACTTTCGTGAGCGCATCGTCGGCGGCCGCTACCTGGTCGAGAGCGTCGACCCCGAGCGCCGGTACGTCTTCGCGGTCACCGGTCCTCGCTCGCTGCTCGGGGGTCGCCTCGAATTTTCGATCGAACCGACCGCCGACGGGGTCGTCCTGACCGAACGGCTCGAACTCGGGTACTCGGTCCCCCTCGTCAGTGCCGTCGTCGATCGACTCGTCGGGATCGCGTTCGCGGACACGATCGATGCGCTCCGGGCCCACCAGCGCGAGGGCCTGGAGAACTTCCGGACGGCCATCGAGACGGGGACGGCGACGCTCGACCCCTGA
- a CDS encoding APC family permease yields the protein MVDGSVDVSTGGENVEGDRPADEPEAVTDETTAHGSGVELERTIGLVGGLAIGIGTMIGAGIFVFPGLAAQHAGPAAALSFVIGGIVALLVALPASELATAMPRSGGGYYFISRCLGTSAGAIVGLGLWLGLVFAAAFYLVGLGHYVVAVLAEMDIVLDLPVQPAVVLGLVVGVALTALSVGGTENTAKLQNAIVIVLLVILTGFLTYGSLDAFGVFGRVTAPEAFFPRGYLPVATTAALVFTSYLGFAQVATVAGEIKKPGRNLPLAMVGSVVVVTIFYAVTIFVATSSFGAERLGTFGETAMVEVARELLGLPGAVLILVAGLLATFSSANASILSASRSVYALSRDALLPEAAGRINLRYGTPHVALGMAGGPIAVLVATGQVELLAKVASYLHLVMYALICVALLAVRRRSPDWYDPKFRVPGSPLLPVVGAIASLALIPFMGPVPIVIGTVIMVLSLAWTRYYAGTVDLKGDI from the coding sequence ATGGTCGATGGATCGGTCGACGTCTCGACCGGCGGCGAGAACGTCGAGGGTGATCGCCCCGCCGACGAACCCGAGGCCGTCACCGACGAGACGACTGCTCACGGATCGGGCGTCGAACTCGAACGGACGATCGGCCTCGTCGGGGGCCTCGCGATCGGGATCGGGACGATGATCGGCGCCGGCATCTTCGTCTTCCCCGGTCTCGCCGCCCAACATGCCGGGCCCGCCGCGGCGCTCTCCTTTGTCATCGGTGGGATCGTCGCCTTGCTCGTCGCACTCCCCGCCTCGGAACTCGCGACGGCGATGCCCCGCTCGGGCGGTGGGTACTATTTCATCTCACGGTGTCTGGGCACCTCGGCCGGTGCGATCGTCGGTCTCGGGTTGTGGCTCGGACTCGTCTTCGCCGCCGCCTTCTATCTGGTCGGACTCGGCCACTACGTCGTCGCCGTGCTGGCCGAGATGGACATCGTGCTCGATCTGCCCGTCCAACCGGCGGTCGTTCTGGGCCTGGTCGTCGGCGTCGCGCTGACGGCACTCAGCGTCGGTGGGACCGAGAACACCGCGAAACTGCAAAACGCGATCGTGATCGTGTTGCTCGTGATCCTCACGGGCTTTCTCACCTACGGGAGCCTCGACGCGTTCGGCGTGTTCGGCCGTGTCACCGCCCCCGAGGCGTTTTTCCCGCGTGGCTATCTCCCGGTGGCGACGACCGCGGCGCTCGTTTTCACCTCGTATCTGGGCTTCGCACAGGTCGCGACCGTCGCCGGCGAGATCAAAAAGCCTGGGCGGAATCTCCCACTGGCGATGGTCGGGTCGGTCGTGGTCGTGACGATCTTCTATGCCGTGACGATCTTCGTCGCGACGAGTTCGTTCGGGGCCGAGCGGTTGGGCACGTTCGGTGAGACTGCGATGGTCGAGGTCGCCCGCGAGTTGCTCGGCCTGCCCGGCGCGGTCCTGATCCTCGTCGCGGGCCTCCTCGCGACGTTTTCGAGTGCGAACGCCTCGATTCTGAGCGCCTCCCGGTCGGTGTACGCGCTCAGCCGTGATGCACTGTTGCCCGAGGCGGCGGGTCGGATCAATCTCCGCTACGGGACGCCCCACGTCGCACTCGGCATGGCGGGCGGGCCAATCGCCGTGCTCGTCGCGACGGGCCAGGTCGAACTGCTCGCGAAGGTCGCGTCCTACCTCCATCTGGTGATGTACGCGCTGATCTGTGTCGCCCTCCTCGCCGTACGCCGCCGGAGCCCCGACTGGTACGACCCGAAGTTCCGCGTGCCGGGATCACCGCTTCTCCCGGTCGTCGGCGCGATCGCGAGTCTCGCGCTCATCCCCTTCATGGGGCCCGTCCCGATCGTGATCGGGACCGTGATCATGGTGCTCTCGCTGGCGTGGACGCGCTACTATGCGGGCACCGTCGACCTCAAAGGAGACATCTGA
- a CDS encoding serine protein kinase RIO — protein MSDFGLLDLDEAETPGDEFESIDVADTEADRIARRRDREFSEFRKRIKDTEQFKVEASVFDDATFAALYKLVQDGYIDAFGAPISTGKEANVYTALAGSESPDAGGADLTVDTDGDEGSDDTGSDDTGGDERDRSTSDDQPPTPDAEREVAVKVYRINASDFKDMRGYLDGDPRFEGIGSDKKKVVTAWVRKEFANLRRAREAGVRVPEPIAVERNVLVMEYIATEAGRAKRLNEVHIENPETAFEVLREYMRRLHRAGLVHGDLSEYNVVFHEGQLVVIDLGQAVTTHSPNAEDFLRRDCTNVANFFASQGVEVTSDGLYEFVTAED, from the coding sequence GTGAGTGACTTTGGGCTGCTGGATCTCGACGAGGCCGAGACGCCCGGCGACGAGTTCGAGTCGATCGACGTGGCCGACACGGAAGCCGACCGGATCGCCCGGCGTCGCGACCGCGAGTTCAGCGAATTTCGCAAGCGCATCAAGGACACCGAGCAGTTCAAAGTCGAGGCGTCGGTGTTCGACGACGCGACCTTCGCCGCACTGTACAAACTCGTTCAGGACGGCTACATCGACGCGTTCGGTGCACCGATATCGACGGGCAAGGAAGCCAACGTCTACACCGCTCTCGCGGGGAGTGAATCCCCGGATGCGGGCGGAGCAGACCTGACGGTCGACACAGACGGCGATGAGGGCAGCGACGATACCGGGTCCGACGACACCGGGGGCGACGAGCGAGACCGATCCACGAGCGACGACCAGCCACCGACCCCGGACGCCGAGCGCGAGGTCGCGGTCAAGGTCTATCGGATCAACGCCTCGGATTTCAAGGACATGCGCGGATACCTCGACGGCGACCCGCGCTTCGAGGGGATCGGCTCTGACAAGAAAAAGGTCGTCACGGCCTGGGTTCGCAAGGAGTTCGCGAACCTCCGTCGCGCTCGCGAGGCGGGCGTCCGAGTTCCAGAGCCGATTGCCGTCGAGCGGAACGTCCTCGTCATGGAGTACATCGCCACCGAGGCCGGCCGTGCGAAACGGCTGAACGAGGTCCACATCGAGAACCCCGAGACGGCCTTCGAGGTGCTCCGGGAGTACATGCGCCGCCTCCACCGGGCGGGTCTGGTCCACGGCGACCTCTCGGAGTACAACGTCGTCTTCCACGAGGGCCAACTCGTCGTGATCGATCTGGGCCAGGCCGTCACGACCCACTCGCCGAACGCCGAGGATTTCCTCCGGCGTGACTGTACAAACGTCGCGAACTTCTTCGCCAGTCAGGGTGTCGAAGTGACCAGCGATGGGCTCTACGAGTTCGTCACGGCCGAGGACTGA
- the priL gene encoding DNA primase regulatory subunit PriL, which yields MKPLHARYPFLADAREAVEAAGVDLAVLVEDGDPAVDRAVDRVRSAVVERSIGDPTDTRTELLSYPIARVIVSVVDTRICTQRYAQAEASAARERFEDELQPGEGLRSGGEQVALRDVLAEFDLHGQVHARDGPLETAQAYEIDVPAYLTYAADRRADRWRLTRRRVADGRVRIDREDLFGLLEAAVEDRVASGLPLAVPDVLEEALDEERETIEAALSELDLTREIDTVVPDLFPPCMQHLLDRVQSGDHLAHHSRFAITSFLAGIGMSTDEIVDLYQVNPGFGEEMTRYQTDHIRGETSPTEYSSPSCATMQSYGDCVNKDDLCEEIPHPMAYYERRLDDADDDDLDDWREAEADAEESSS from the coding sequence ATGAAGCCGCTTCACGCCCGGTATCCGTTTCTCGCGGACGCTCGTGAAGCGGTCGAAGCCGCCGGGGTCGATCTCGCCGTGCTCGTCGAGGACGGCGACCCGGCGGTCGATCGCGCCGTCGATCGCGTCCGCTCGGCAGTCGTCGAGCGGTCGATCGGAGACCCCACCGACACCCGGACCGAGTTGCTATCGTACCCGATCGCCCGGGTGATCGTCTCGGTCGTCGATACGCGAATCTGTACGCAGCGATACGCCCAGGCCGAGGCGAGCGCCGCTCGCGAGCGATTCGAAGACGAACTCCAGCCCGGAGAGGGGTTGCGCTCGGGTGGCGAGCAGGTCGCGCTCCGTGACGTGCTCGCGGAGTTCGATCTCCACGGGCAGGTCCACGCTCGGGATGGCCCACTCGAAACCGCCCAGGCCTACGAGATCGACGTGCCGGCGTATCTGACCTACGCCGCCGACCGACGGGCCGACCGGTGGCGACTCACCCGGCGGCGCGTCGCTGACGGCCGAGTGCGAATCGATCGCGAGGACCTCTTCGGGTTGCTCGAAGCCGCCGTCGAGGATCGCGTCGCCAGTGGGTTACCGCTGGCCGTCCCCGACGTGCTGGAGGAGGCACTCGACGAGGAGCGCGAGACGATCGAGGCCGCGCTCTCGGAACTCGATCTGACCCGCGAGATCGACACGGTGGTGCCGGATCTGTTCCCACCGTGTATGCAACACCTCCTCGATCGCGTCCAGTCGGGCGATCACCTCGCCCACCACTCCCGATTCGCTATCACCTCCTTTCTCGCGGGCATCGGCATGAGCACCGACGAGATCGTCGATCTCTACCAGGTGAATCCGGGGTTCGGTGAAGAGATGACGCGATACCAGACCGACCACATCCGCGGCGAGACCAGCCCCACGGAGTACTCCTCGCCGTCGTGTGCGACGATGCAGTCGTATGGCGACTGCGTCAACAAAGACGATCTCTGTGAGGAGATTCCCCACCCGATGGCCTACTACGAGCGACGGCTGGACGACGCCGACGATGACGACCTCGACGACTGGCGCGAGGCCGAGGCTGACGCCGAGGAGTCGTCGTCCTGA
- the hjc gene encoding Holliday junction resolvase Hjc, whose protein sequence is MPDSNAKGDRRERELVDELDAGGFAVMRAPASGSATARDLPDVLAGDGEQFYAIEAKSSADDVIYLQGSEVESLVYFARNFGAKPRIGVRFDRESWYFFHPADCYTTDGGNYRVKRETALAEGVDLPELLGHSEKRTLDEVGDRSPRDRIEDVLRAVATGELDVEEAASMLA, encoded by the coding sequence ATGCCCGACTCCAACGCGAAAGGCGACCGTCGGGAGCGGGAACTCGTCGACGAACTCGACGCGGGCGGGTTCGCGGTCATGCGCGCGCCCGCGAGCGGCAGCGCGACCGCTCGGGACCTTCCGGACGTGCTCGCTGGCGACGGCGAGCAGTTCTACGCGATCGAGGCCAAATCGAGTGCGGACGACGTGATCTATCTCCAGGGCAGCGAGGTCGAGAGCCTGGTCTACTTCGCGCGGAACTTCGGTGCGAAACCCCGGATCGGTGTCCGGTTCGACCGCGAGTCGTGGTATTTCTTCCATCCTGCCGACTGTTATACCACCGACGGGGGCAACTACCGGGTGAAACGCGAGACCGCACTCGCGGAGGGCGTGGATCTGCCCGAACTGCTGGGCCACTCCGAGAAGCGCACGCTCGACGAGGTCGGTGATCGATCACCTCGCGATCGCATCGAGGACGTGCTCCGGGCGGTCGCGACGGGCGAGTTGGACGTCGAGGAGGCCGCGTCGATGCTCGCCTGA
- a CDS encoding DUF192 domain-containing protein encodes MDRRRAGQGLVIVGALAVATLLLVGSLTGAFSGRDADWETVTIESDGERLATVDVRVADDHQSRYIGLSETDHLGPREGMLFVHSDSGPHEYVMRDMAFPLDIVFVDANGTITAVHEAPVPEGSYDRTYEGRGRYVLELNRGTMAEVGAGVGDRVVIPNGTA; translated from the coding sequence ATGGATCGACGCCGGGCAGGCCAGGGGCTGGTGATCGTCGGCGCACTCGCGGTCGCGACACTCCTCCTCGTCGGAAGCCTCACGGGCGCGTTCAGCGGTCGGGACGCCGACTGGGAGACGGTCACGATCGAATCGGACGGTGAGCGACTCGCGACGGTCGACGTACGCGTTGCCGACGACCACCAGTCCCGGTATATCGGTCTAAGCGAGACCGACCACCTCGGTCCGCGCGAGGGCATGCTGTTCGTCCATTCCGACAGTGGGCCCCACGAGTACGTCATGCGCGACATGGCGTTTCCGCTCGACATCGTCTTCGTCGACGCGAACGGCACGATCACCGCGGTCCACGAGGCCCCGGTCCCCGAGGGCAGTTACGATCGGACCTACGAGGGGCGCGGGCGATACGTCCTCGAACTGAATCGCGGGACGATGGCCGAGGTCGGCGCGGGCGTCGGTGATCGCGTCGTGATTCCGAACGGGACGGCCTGA
- a CDS encoding TspO/MBR family protein, translating to MSTETEDGLARTSPLARTRPIATLIAAVLAVELVGASGAVFTTGGLDWYATLQRPPIAPPNWVFGPVWTLLFAGMGIAVWLVWRQRHEASPVGGLADRALALFAIHMVVNVAWSGAFFGLQSTAIGLAVIVVLWALIFATMVAFYRIDWRASALLGPYLAWVSFASVLNAWLWLLN from the coding sequence ATGTCGACAGAGACCGAGGACGGCCTCGCCCGAACGAGCCCACTCGCTCGGACCCGACCGATCGCGACCCTGATCGCCGCGGTCCTCGCGGTCGAACTCGTCGGCGCGTCGGGTGCGGTGTTCACGACGGGTGGGCTCGACTGGTACGCGACGCTCCAGCGCCCGCCCATCGCACCGCCGAACTGGGTGTTCGGGCCGGTCTGGACGCTGCTGTTTGCAGGCATGGGGATCGCCGTCTGGCTCGTCTGGCGACAGCGACACGAGGCAAGTCCCGTCGGGGGCCTGGCCGACCGTGCGCTCGCCCTGTTCGCGATCCACATGGTCGTCAACGTCGCCTGGTCGGGCGCGTTTTTCGGCCTGCAATCCACGGCGATCGGACTCGCCGTCATCGTGGTGCTCTGGGCGCTGATCTTCGCGACGATGGTCGCGTTCTACCGGATCGACTGGCGGGCCAGCGCGCTGCTCGGCCCGTATCTCGCGTGGGTGAGTTTCGCGAGCGTGCTCAACGCGTGGCTGTGGCTGTTGAACTGA
- the eif1A gene encoding translation initiation factor eIF-1A: protein MSDNEGRTDLRMPDEDELFAVVTDMLGANRVAVRCMDGTERTARIPGKMQKRIWIREDDVVLVDPWDWQDEKADITWRYEKQEADQLREDGHIQDP, encoded by the coding sequence ATGAGCGACAACGAGGGACGTACAGATCTCCGCATGCCCGACGAAGACGAACTCTTCGCGGTCGTGACCGACATGCTCGGTGCCAATCGGGTCGCTGTCCGCTGTATGGACGGGACCGAACGGACCGCGCGGATCCCCGGGAAGATGCAAAAGCGCATCTGGATTCGCGAGGACGACGTCGTCCTCGTCGACCCCTGGGACTGGCAGGACGAGAAAGCCGACATCACCTGGCGCTACGAGAAACAGGAAGCCGATCAGTTGCGCGAGGACGGCCACATTCAGGACCCGTGA
- a CDS encoding acetoacetate decarboxylase family protein, whose translation MTGADREPHSLSTGHTVGVPLDLEATITGAVFAAPLDDLRAMVPDGLRPVRLTPRRGGITILSVDYHRIGDDAMAPYNEVSIQIPATREGSRTVPVVSGLLGATGGYVWAMPVTTEPAKALGREVWGYPKTVADIAIDHGERATQTTVSLDGDRVLTMDVTRPPAVPLRVRGHTYTELDGRLVREDTAIRGRVGAWPLSQGATVEVGSRGFARQVPEEWFDGRALLRLAADCRFRIEAPRPV comes from the coding sequence ATGACTGGCGCGGATCGCGAGCCCCATTCGCTCTCGACGGGCCACACCGTCGGAGTGCCACTCGACCTGGAGGCGACGATCACGGGCGCCGTCTTCGCTGCGCCGCTCGACGACCTTCGAGCAATGGTTCCCGACGGGCTCCGACCGGTCAGACTGACACCACGCCGTGGTGGAATCACGATCCTCTCGGTCGACTACCACCGGATCGGGGACGACGCGATGGCACCGTACAACGAGGTGAGCATCCAGATTCCGGCCACTCGGGAGGGCTCGCGGACCGTGCCCGTCGTCTCCGGACTGCTCGGAGCCACCGGTGGGTACGTCTGGGCGATGCCGGTGACGACCGAGCCGGCGAAGGCACTCGGCCGAGAGGTCTGGGGGTATCCGAAGACGGTCGCGGACATCGCGATCGATCACGGCGAGCGGGCGACCCAGACGACCGTGTCCCTCGACGGTGATCGCGTGCTGACGATGGACGTCACTCGACCGCCGGCCGTCCCGCTCCGCGTGCGTGGTCACACCTATACCGAACTCGACGGCCGACTGGTCCGGGAGGACACGGCGATCCGTGGACGCGTCGGTGCGTGGCCGCTGAGCCAGGGCGCGACCGTCGAGGTCGGATCGCGTGGGTTCGCGAGGCAGGTGCCCGAGGAGTGGTTCGATGGGCGAGCACTGCTGCGACTTGCGGCCGACTGTCGGTTCCGGATCGAGGCTCCCCGGCCTGTGTGA
- a CDS encoding NADPH:quinone reductase, whose protein sequence is MRACRFHEYGGPEVLSVESVDRPDPGPDELLVSVGATSVNPVDTYIREGAYEPASLPWIPGSDLAGTVAAVGADVSAFQPGDRVFGTGIGLDRPGGAAEYALVPTDRVARLPETLSLAEGAALALVGATAWRALIGVCKLEPAERVLIHGGSGGVGHLAVQIAAAAGARVTATAAPAYHDAVREFGADTVLDYERRDLADAVVAAGRPDVVLDHRADEYLDCDARVAAQGARIGVIGNETSDAQFVDVPRWRAKGLAVHHVSLYNEPAIDAVLDRLARLAADGELRPRVARRYALDEVPDAHRDVLADSVCGKLVVEV, encoded by the coding sequence ATGCGCGCCTGTCGATTTCACGAGTACGGCGGTCCAGAGGTACTCAGTGTCGAGTCGGTCGATCGGCCCGATCCCGGGCCCGACGAACTCCTCGTCAGCGTCGGGGCGACGAGCGTCAACCCCGTCGACACCTACATTCGCGAGGGAGCGTACGAACCCGCGAGCCTGCCCTGGATTCCGGGGTCGGACCTCGCCGGGACGGTCGCGGCGGTCGGAGCGGACGTCTCAGCGTTCCAGCCCGGCGATCGCGTGTTCGGGACGGGGATCGGCCTCGACCGACCGGGCGGGGCCGCGGAGTACGCTCTCGTCCCGACCGATCGCGTCGCACGACTGCCCGAGACGCTGTCGCTCGCGGAGGGCGCGGCGCTCGCGCTCGTCGGCGCGACGGCCTGGCGGGCACTGATCGGCGTCTGTAAGCTCGAACCCGCCGAGCGCGTGCTGATCCACGGCGGGTCGGGCGGGGTCGGCCACCTCGCCGTCCAGATCGCCGCGGCGGCGGGCGCGCGTGTCACCGCGACCGCCGCGCCAGCGTATCACGACGCAGTCCGGGAGTTCGGGGCCGACACCGTCCTGGACTACGAGCGGAGGGACCTCGCGGACGCGGTCGTCGCGGCGGGCCGGCCCGACGTCGTGCTCGATCACCGCGCCGACGAGTATCTCGACTGTGACGCGAGGGTCGCGGCCCAGGGCGCACGCATCGGCGTCATCGGCAACGAAACGAGCGACGCGCAGTTTGTGGACGTCCCGCGCTGGCGGGCGAAAGGGCTCGCCGTCCACCACGTCAGTCTCTACAACGAACCCGCGATCGATGCGGTACTCGACCGACTGGCCCGTCTGGCCGCCGACGGAGAACTCCGCCCGCGCGTGGCCCGGCGGTACGCCCTCGACGAGGTGCCCGACGCCCATCGCGACGTCCTCGCGGACAGCGTCTGTGGGAAACTCGTCGTCGAGGTGTAG
- a CDS encoding SDR family oxidoreductase encodes MSTALVTGAASGIGRAVTEQFDAEGWTVYATDVDTDGLDQLARRGCETHRLDVTDDSDIAAVVETITAAGGIDCLVNNAGYGQLGPLEDVPIDRMQAQFDVNYWGIVRCVKAVLPTMREQGHGTIVTIGSVQGRVTTPGWGTYAGSKHALEGMNDALRIEVADQGIDVVLVEPAWVASEWADRVVERLTGFDRTECYRDLYESLEHGALVEGGRFAVTPERVARTVVAAAQADAPDARYAVGLPARLVLLTRLVPDSIADRVQQHLVSRYSGGKR; translated from the coding sequence ATGAGCACGGCACTCGTGACCGGGGCCGCCTCGGGGATCGGGCGCGCGGTCACCGAGCAGTTCGACGCCGAGGGGTGGACCGTCTACGCGACCGACGTCGACACCGATGGTCTCGATCAGTTGGCCCGACGGGGCTGTGAGACCCACCGGCTGGACGTCACCGATGACAGCGACATCGCCGCGGTCGTCGAGACGATCACTGCGGCCGGTGGGATCGACTGCCTCGTCAACAACGCGGGCTACGGGCAGTTGGGGCCACTCGAAGACGTCCCGATCGATCGGATGCAGGCCCAGTTCGACGTCAACTACTGGGGCATCGTCCGCTGTGTGAAGGCCGTCCTCCCGACGATGCGCGAGCAAGGCCACGGGACGATCGTCACGATCGGCAGCGTCCAGGGCAGGGTCACGACCCCAGGGTGGGGGACCTACGCCGGATCCAAGCACGCACTGGAGGGAATGAACGATGCGCTCCGTATCGAGGTGGCCGACCAGGGTATCGACGTCGTCCTCGTCGAACCCGCGTGGGTCGCGAGCGAGTGGGCGGACCGCGTCGTCGAGCGCCTCACCGGGTTCGATCGGACGGAGTGCTATCGCGACCTCTACGAGTCGCTGGAGCACGGCGCACTCGTCGAGGGCGGTCGGTTCGCAGTCACGCCCGAGCGGGTCGCACGAACGGTCGTCGCGGCGGCACAGGCCGACGCTCCCGACGCCCGGTACGCCGTGGGGCTGCCCGCCAGGCTGGTCTTGCTCACCCGGCTGGTGCCGGACTCGATCGCTGACCGCGTGCAACAGCACCTGGTCAGCCGATATTCGGGAGGGAAGCGATGA
- a CDS encoding type II toxin-antitoxin system VapC family toxin: protein MPDGPYLFDVGVTTLAHAGTPVSDVALSWVRRAIEGEIDAVVPTASLVGAHHVLTSVNGFTNEDASTLLSRLLDAQRIHWHESTSVSSVRAGFDRASAATVEGWNALYAQIAAEEGVETVLTLDDDFERFEEFDVEVILSREEFRTVEEYLGY, encoded by the coding sequence ATGCCTGACGGACCGTATCTGTTCGACGTGGGCGTGACGACGCTGGCCCACGCCGGGACACCGGTCAGCGACGTGGCGCTCTCCTGGGTGCGTCGCGCGATCGAGGGCGAGATCGACGCCGTCGTCCCGACGGCCTCGCTCGTCGGCGCGCACCACGTCCTCACGTCGGTCAACGGGTTTACGAACGAGGACGCGTCGACGCTGCTGAGCAGATTGCTCGACGCCCAGCGGATCCACTGGCACGAATCGACGAGTGTGAGCAGCGTCAGAGCGGGATTCGATCGTGCGAGTGCGGCGACCGTCGAGGGGTGGAACGCGTTGTACGCGCAGATCGCCGCCGAGGAGGGCGTCGAGACGGTGTTGACCCTCGACGACGACTTCGAGCGGTTCGAGGAGTTCGACGTGGAGGTCATCCTGTCGCGCGAGGAGTTCCGAACGGTGGAGGAGTATTTGGGGTACTGA
- a CDS encoding aldo/keto reductase, producing MEYTTLGSTGMEVSQLCLGCMSFGSEEPWMLDEAESREIIERAIELGVNFFDTANAYSDGESEAILGDVLAEYDRDEQVVATKVRFPVGEEGPNAAGLSRKTIQQSLAGSLDRLGMDTIDLYQTHRVDPSTPPETTLRALDDAVREGKVRHVGTSSMWAHQLAERLRVSEREDLVTFETMQNHYHLAYREEEREMLPLCATEEMGVIPWGPLGQGFLTRPVEDLETTARGDPENFHNPTDEYERGGGREINARVEELADDYGVTMAQIALAWQYHNERVTAPIVGTTSVEHLEDAVEALEIDLSDSDIEYLEAPYEPQPIVGHE from the coding sequence ATGGAGTACACCACCCTCGGCTCGACCGGGATGGAAGTCAGCCAACTCTGTCTGGGCTGTATGAGCTTCGGCAGCGAGGAGCCCTGGATGCTCGACGAGGCGGAGTCTCGCGAGATCATCGAGCGAGCGATCGAACTCGGCGTGAACTTCTTCGACACCGCCAATGCGTACTCCGACGGCGAGAGCGAGGCGATCCTGGGCGACGTCCTCGCGGAGTACGACCGCGACGAGCAGGTCGTCGCGACGAAAGTCCGCTTTCCCGTCGGCGAGGAGGGCCCGAACGCCGCCGGCCTCTCCCGGAAGACGATCCAGCAGTCACTCGCGGGGAGTCTCGACCGACTGGGCATGGACACGATCGACCTCTATCAGACCCACCGCGTCGATCCGTCGACACCGCCGGAGACGACGCTGCGCGCGCTCGACGACGCGGTTCGGGAAGGGAAAGTCCGCCACGTCGGGACCTCCTCGATGTGGGCGCACCAACTCGCCGAGCGCCTGCGGGTCAGCGAGCGCGAGGACCTCGTCACCTTCGAGACGATGCAGAACCACTACCACCTGGCCTATCGCGAGGAGGAACGCGAGATGCTGCCGCTCTGTGCGACCGAGGAGATGGGCGTCATTCCGTGGGGCCCACTCGGACAGGGCTTTCTGACCCGGCCCGTCGAGGACCTCGAAACCACCGCCCGGGGCGACCCCGAGAACTTCCACAATCCGACCGACGAGTACGAACGCGGCGGCGGCCGTGAGATCAACGCCCGGGTCGAGGAACTGGCCGACGACTACGGCGTGACGATGGCCCAGATCGCTCTCGCCTGGCAGTACCACAACGAGAGGGTGACGGCACCGATCGTCGGGACGACGAGCGTCGAACACCTCGAAGACGCGGTCGAGGCCCTGGAGATCGATCTCTCCGACTCCGATATCGAGTACCTCGAAGCGCCCTACGAACCACAGCCGATCGTCGGTCACGAGTGA